The Microcoleus sp. FACHB-831 DNA window GTGAATGCACGATTGTACTGGTGGAAGCGGACGAGTCACCTTCTACATGGATTGAGTTAGAGATTCAAGGTACCAACATCCAGTATGCCTACTGCCCCTGCGCTGAAGTATTTCACAAGACGAAAGCTCTCAATCTAGGATTAAGTCTGTCTCAAGGCGAATTCGTTGCACCATTCGATGTTGATTTAATTCCCATCGGAGATACGCTAAGGCGGCATCTGCAAATGGCTATTTCAGCACCACAGTTTTTGGTAACAGGCTATCGAGTCATGTTGGAGGAAGAAACAATTAATATTGACACTCTTGATGTAGTCCTAGAACAGACCTCTATTGCTCCAGAAGATCAACCGACAGCGCTCTGGAAACACTTAATCCGTCGAGAGAGATTTGGTGTTGTACCGTTTTTTAATAAGGATCGTCTTATTGAGATTGGTGGCTGGGACGAAGTGTTTATTGGTTGGGGTGGGGAAGATCAAGAGATCATCGAGCGATATCTCCAAGATGGACAATACTTATGTCGCTCCCCAGAACTCGTGTATTTACATTTAGCTCATGAACGGAATCGACAATGGCATGAGGCATCACTAGTAGAAAAAAATAGAAACCATTATTACGCTAAAAGGGGTTAAACTAGGCTGGTCGCCGCGACTCAACTTGCTACATCGCACCGCTACTTTTCCCCCTATATCTTATTCTGGTTCTTCCTTTTTTAGCGTTACGATCAGTCGTCGAAGTTTGCCTGCTTGCTTGCGAGCCTTGTAGCGGTGCTTGGCTTCCGCCATAATCGTTTTCATCAGTTTGGGTTTGGCAGAAGTTAATAGCTACGAGGCTTCTAGAAACACCTCTACTGTTACCCCTTGGTTTTTGCAAAATCGCGCCAATTCCTGGTCTATATCTTGGTTCAGACAATTGCAGAATGGCGACGGGTCGGGGGAAACTTTGCTAGGCATCTGCGGGGATTCCGGTTAAGACCAGGACTAGGGCAGTGGCAGTTGCGAGTTTGTTCATCACATCATCGCATGTGGGACAGTTCTAGTGT harbors:
- a CDS encoding galactosyltransferase-related protein codes for the protein MRTLLSWWKRQSALGQLSECTIVLVEADESPSTWIELEIQGTNIQYAYCPCAEVFHKTKALNLGLSLSQGEFVAPFDVDLIPIGDTLRRHLQMAISAPQFLVTGYRVMLEEETINIDTLDVVLEQTSIAPEDQPTALWKHLIRRERFGVVPFFNKDRLIEIGGWDEVFIGWGGEDQEIIERYLQDGQYLCRSPELVYLHLAHERNRQWHEASLVEKNRNHYYAKRG